The Cupriavidus sp. EM10 genome includes a region encoding these proteins:
- a CDS encoding nitronate monooxygenase family protein has product METTRQNPSRHLLSRLGIRLPIIQAPMAGVSTPAMAAAVSEAGGLGSLGVGAMDAEGARKVIRETRALTARPFNINLFCHPPATPDAERESAWLGYLASAFAEFGATPPSALREIYKSFVVDDAMYQMLLEEKPAVVSFHFGLPAQEWIDAMKAAGIVLLASATSLQDARRVEAAGIDAIVAQGIEAGGHRGAFDTEAEDEGLGIFALTRVLVARTGLPVIAAGGIMDGAGIAAVLALGAAAAQLGTAFVATDESAADAAYRAALTAADTRPTTLTRAISGRAARGFTSRFTSLGTAADAPAIPDYPVTYDAGKALHAAAKAKGVSEFAAQWAGQAAPLARSMPSAELVAVLERELREAIDALSGVRAALG; this is encoded by the coding sequence ATGGAAACCACCCGTCAGAACCCGTCCCGCCACCTGTTGTCGCGCCTGGGCATCCGCCTGCCCATCATCCAGGCGCCGATGGCCGGCGTCAGCACCCCCGCCATGGCCGCCGCCGTCTCCGAGGCCGGCGGCCTGGGCTCTCTGGGCGTAGGTGCCATGGATGCCGAAGGCGCGCGCAAGGTGATCCGCGAAACCCGCGCGCTGACCGCTCGGCCGTTCAATATCAACCTGTTTTGCCACCCGCCCGCCACGCCCGACGCCGAGCGCGAATCAGCATGGCTGGGATATCTGGCATCGGCGTTCGCCGAATTCGGCGCCACGCCGCCCTCCGCGCTGCGCGAGATCTACAAGAGCTTCGTGGTCGACGACGCGATGTACCAGATGCTGCTGGAAGAAAAGCCGGCCGTGGTGAGCTTCCATTTCGGCCTGCCGGCCCAGGAATGGATCGATGCGATGAAGGCGGCCGGCATCGTGCTGCTGGCCAGCGCCACGTCGCTGCAGGATGCCCGGCGGGTCGAGGCGGCCGGCATTGACGCCATCGTGGCCCAGGGCATCGAGGCCGGCGGCCATCGCGGCGCCTTCGACACCGAGGCGGAAGACGAAGGGCTAGGCATTTTCGCGCTGACGCGCGTGCTGGTGGCCCGCACCGGCCTGCCCGTGATCGCCGCAGGCGGCATCATGGATGGCGCGGGGATCGCCGCCGTGCTGGCGCTGGGCGCCGCCGCCGCGCAACTGGGGACGGCTTTCGTAGCCACCGACGAATCGGCCGCCGACGCCGCCTATCGCGCCGCGCTGACTGCCGCAGACACCCGCCCCACCACGCTGACCCGCGCCATCTCGGGACGCGCCGCGCGCGGCTTCACCAGCCGCTTCACAAGCCTCGGCACCGCCGCCGATGCCCCGGCAATCCCCGACTATCCGGTGACGTACGACGCCGGCAAGGCCCTGCACGCCGCCGCCAAGGCCAAGGGCGTCAGCGAATTCGCCGCCCAGTGGGCCGGCCAGGCCGCGCCGCTGGCGCGCTCGATGCCATCGGCCGAACTGGTTGCGGTGCTGGAGCGCGAACTGCGCGAGGCCATCGATGCGCTCAGCGGGGTGCGGGCGGCGCTGGGTTGA
- a CDS encoding LysR substrate-binding domain-containing protein, which translates to MELAELEIFRAVAREQSITRAAKVLDRVQSNVTTRVKQLEESLGVNLFQRASKQMILTPAGQRLLGYADQLLALAEEARQSMRADAPSGRLRVGSMESTAATLLPRPLGRFHAAWPDVELDLTTGTSQALADAVLERRVDCAIVAHPGTGAPRDIAVSDMGEGLEGIYLTTEELVLVLPATHPKVRRPEDVTLRQLAAFSRGCTYRRCAEDWLEQAGDDVRRHLAVIELPSYHAILAQVMAGSAVAIVPRSLLAMLGDAGALQTVSVRKVHTFLIRRSGFSTSAYDAFEQELRRGQLA; encoded by the coding sequence GTGGAACTGGCTGAACTGGAGATTTTCCGGGCGGTGGCCCGCGAGCAGAGCATCACCCGTGCCGCCAAGGTGCTGGACCGCGTGCAATCGAACGTCACCACGCGGGTGAAGCAGCTTGAGGAAAGCCTGGGCGTCAACCTGTTCCAGCGCGCCAGCAAGCAGATGATCCTGACCCCCGCCGGGCAACGGCTGCTTGGCTATGCGGACCAGCTGCTGGCGCTGGCCGAGGAAGCGCGGCAGTCGATGCGCGCCGATGCCCCGAGCGGCCGACTGCGCGTGGGATCGATGGAAAGCACCGCCGCCACGCTGCTGCCCCGGCCGCTGGGCCGCTTCCACGCCGCCTGGCCCGATGTCGAACTGGACCTGACCACCGGCACGTCGCAGGCGCTGGCCGATGCCGTGCTGGAACGCCGGGTGGACTGCGCGATCGTGGCACACCCCGGTACGGGCGCCCCGCGGGACATCGCCGTATCCGACATGGGCGAAGGCCTGGAGGGCATCTACCTGACCACCGAGGAACTGGTCCTGGTGCTGCCGGCGACCCATCCAAAGGTGCGGCGCCCCGAAGATGTGACCCTGCGCCAGCTGGCCGCCTTTTCGCGCGGCTGCACCTATCGGCGCTGTGCAGAAGACTGGCTCGAACAGGCCGGCGACGATGTGCGCCGCCATCTCGCGGTCATCGAACTCCCCTCGTACCACGCCATCCTGGCCCAGGTCATGGCAGGCTCGGCCGTGGCCATCGTGCCGCGTTCGCTGCTGGCCATGCTGGGCGATGCGGGCGCGCTGCAGACCGTTTCCGTCCGGAAAGTGCATACGTTTTTGATCCGCCGTTCCGGCTTCTCCACCTCCGCCTACGACGCGTTCGAGCAGGAACTGCGCCGGGGCCAGCTTGCATGA
- a CDS encoding MFS transporter, whose product MATFGSFTTLVSLSMLLPFLPLYVEQLGVTAQADIVQWSGVAFGVTFLATAVTAPLWGKLADRFGRKPMLVRAAVGMAIVMSMIGLAHNVYELVALRFAAGLIGGYASAATVMIGTQAPPERAGWALGVLSTGALVGNLVGPLVGGLLPGLIGIRGTFFAGGAMIAVAALLTIFLVREDFQRPVKAIGTATSGAATHAAGSRIPLAALLVTATMVLLSNMSIEPIITVYIGQLGVPHDRLVTAAGIVMASSALGSVLTASRLGALADRIGAWNVIIGCLVATALVMIPQAFVTNWWSLAVLRGLMGMTLAGLLPAIGKLVRQAVKEHQSGKMLGYLQSAQFAGQVVGPLIGGQIGVHFGMRSVFFVTSALLLACAGFDRWARRQ is encoded by the coding sequence GTGGCCACGTTTGGCTCGTTCACCACGCTCGTCAGCCTGAGCATGCTGCTGCCGTTCCTGCCGCTGTACGTGGAGCAGCTGGGCGTGACCGCGCAGGCCGACATCGTCCAGTGGTCGGGTGTCGCCTTCGGCGTGACCTTCCTGGCCACGGCCGTGACCGCGCCGCTGTGGGGCAAGCTGGCCGACCGCTTCGGGCGCAAGCCGATGCTGGTGCGCGCCGCCGTCGGCATGGCCATCGTCATGTCGATGATCGGACTGGCGCACAACGTCTACGAACTGGTGGCCCTGCGCTTCGCGGCGGGCCTGATCGGCGGCTACGCGTCGGCAGCCACCGTGATGATCGGCACGCAGGCGCCGCCGGAACGGGCTGGCTGGGCGCTGGGCGTGCTGTCGACCGGGGCGCTGGTCGGGAACCTGGTCGGTCCGCTGGTTGGCGGCCTGCTGCCGGGCCTGATCGGCATTCGCGGCACCTTCTTCGCAGGCGGGGCGATGATCGCCGTGGCCGCCCTGCTGACCATTTTCCTGGTGCGCGAGGACTTTCAGCGGCCAGTCAAGGCAATCGGGACCGCAACTTCCGGGGCCGCCACCCACGCAGCCGGATCCCGTATCCCGCTGGCCGCCCTGCTGGTCACGGCCACCATGGTGCTGCTGTCGAACATGTCGATCGAGCCGATCATTACCGTGTACATCGGCCAGCTGGGCGTGCCGCACGACCGCCTGGTCACGGCGGCCGGCATCGTCATGGCCAGTTCGGCGCTGGGCAGCGTGCTGACCGCGTCGCGGCTCGGGGCGCTGGCCGACCGCATTGGCGCCTGGAACGTCATCATCGGCTGCCTGGTTGCCACCGCGCTGGTCATGATCCCGCAGGCCTTCGTGACGAACTGGTGGTCGCTGGCGGTGCTGCGCGGCCTGATGGGCATGACGCTGGCCGGGCTGCTGCCGGCCATCGGCAAGCTGGTACGGCAGGCCGTGAAGGAGCACCAGTCGGGCAAGATGCTGGGCTACCTGCAGTCGGCCCAGTTTGCCGGGCAGGTCGTCGGGCCGCTGATCGGCGGCCAGATCGGCGTGCACTTTGGCATGCGCTCGGTCTTCTTCGTCACCAGTGCCCTGCTGCTGGCCTGTGCCGGATTCGACCGCTGGGCGCGCCGGCAGTGA
- the metG gene encoding methionine--tRNA ligase encodes MSKKMLVTNALPYANGSLHLGHILEAIQTDIWVRYHRGTGHETYYVCADDAHGAPIMLHARKLGITPQALIEQVAQEHKANFAAFYISFDHYHTTDSDENRQLVETVYLKNRAAGHIATRLITQAYDPQEHMFLPDRYVKGECPRCGASDQYGDNCEKCSATYTPVELKNPYSVLSGATPVKKESLHYFFKLTDFEPMLRKWSQESGSVQAEVSRKLAEWFEAGLRDWDISRDSPYFGFKIPDTEDKYFYVWLDAPIGYMASFKVLCDKNGLDFDEFWSSESNTELYHFIGKDITYFHTLFWPALLEGAGYRKPTAIFTHGFLNANGEKMSKSRGTFINANNYLDHLDPEYLRYYFAAKLGSGIHDIDFNLSDFLQRVNSDLIGKYINIASRCASFISKRFDNTLSLTCTEPELLASFVEAGKFLGECYEKREYGQAVREIMALADRANQYIDEKKPWIIAKEAGQDQVLHEICSVGINLFRLLTIYLQPVLPETARKVCEYLNLDALEWHHRAQPLVGHTVNDFSPLMKRVEAVQVEAMLESAGRNG; translated from the coding sequence ATGAGTAAGAAGATGCTGGTGACTAACGCACTACCTTATGCCAACGGTTCGCTTCATCTTGGGCACATCCTCGAAGCTATCCAAACCGACATATGGGTTCGTTATCATCGTGGCACCGGGCACGAGACTTACTACGTCTGCGCCGACGATGCGCATGGTGCGCCGATCATGTTGCATGCCAGAAAGCTAGGCATTACGCCACAGGCCCTGATCGAACAGGTGGCACAGGAACATAAGGCAAACTTCGCAGCGTTCTACATTTCGTTCGACCACTACCACACTACCGATTCCGACGAGAATCGGCAACTTGTCGAAACAGTCTACTTGAAGAATCGGGCAGCAGGTCATATTGCCACTCGGCTCATCACTCAAGCATACGACCCCCAGGAACATATGTTCCTACCGGACCGCTACGTCAAGGGCGAGTGCCCCCGCTGCGGTGCCTCCGACCAATATGGAGATAACTGTGAGAAGTGCAGCGCCACCTACACTCCTGTGGAATTGAAGAATCCGTACTCGGTTCTCTCGGGCGCCACGCCGGTGAAGAAGGAGTCGTTGCACTACTTTTTTAAACTCACTGATTTTGAGCCAATGCTCAGGAAATGGTCGCAAGAGAGCGGCAGTGTGCAAGCGGAAGTAAGTCGCAAGCTGGCAGAGTGGTTCGAGGCTGGGCTCCGCGACTGGGATATTTCCCGGGATTCCCCCTATTTCGGTTTTAAGATCCCGGATACGGAGGATAAGTACTTTTACGTTTGGCTGGATGCGCCCATTGGCTACATGGCAAGCTTTAAAGTCTTGTGCGACAAAAATGGGCTAGACTTCGATGAATTCTGGTCATCCGAGAGCAATACAGAGCTATACCATTTCATTGGCAAGGATATTACATATTTCCACACACTGTTCTGGCCCGCCTTGCTTGAAGGGGCTGGTTACCGAAAGCCGACGGCAATTTTCACCCACGGCTTCCTTAACGCCAACGGCGAAAAAATGTCAAAATCGCGTGGCACATTCATCAACGCGAACAACTATCTGGATCATCTCGATCCTGAGTATTTGCGTTATTATTTTGCAGCAAAACTTGGCAGCGGAATACATGATATCGACTTTAATCTTAGCGATTTCTTGCAACGAGTAAACTCTGATCTGATCGGAAAATACATTAACATTGCTAGTCGTTGCGCCAGCTTTATCAGTAAGCGTTTTGATAACACCCTTTCCTTGACGTGCACGGAACCTGAGTTGCTCGCTAGCTTCGTCGAAGCTGGCAAGTTCTTAGGCGAGTGCTACGAAAAACGAGAGTATGGTCAGGCGGTGCGCGAAATTATGGCGCTGGCGGATCGAGCCAATCAGTATATCGATGAGAAGAAGCCCTGGATCATTGCCAAAGAAGCGGGGCAGGACCAGGTGCTGCATGAAATTTGCAGCGTTGGGATAAACTTGTTTCGGCTGCTCACCATCTATCTGCAACCCGTGCTGCCTGAAACTGCACGAAAAGTCTGTGAGTACCTGAATCTTGATGCACTGGAATGGCACCACCGTGCCCAACCCCTTGTTGGCCACACTGTGAACGACTTCTCGCCGCTGATGAAGCGCGTGGAGGCGGTGCAGGTGGAGGCCATGCTCGAGAGCGCTGGACGAAACGGCTGA
- a CDS encoding M20 family metallopeptidase, with product MVKEMVMLTQAFAIQDELVSLRRNIHRCPELGFQELRTAGVVTRYLLETGVNRVSTGVGGTGVVAYIGALEGPTIAIRADMDALPITEKTALSFASENPGVMHACGHDAHTAMLLGVAKLLQRDFLDNRHAWKGNVRLLFQPSEEGFDGNGLSGATAMIADGALAGVDAVIALHVDSNHPSGICYFQDGASLASVDSFNAWIFAEGGHGAYPHLGRDPLFMLGPILNTIYAIPSRRISPLDSCILSLGQIQAGKAPNVIPDSVYLSGTVRAFDEQVRTQLWNELEAALRLSEAMGGGYRLEKLHGYPVMFNDQQINKWLRRTVLDLMGEETIDTTEFGMGAEDFSYMTQSSKGAMFMLGAALPDGVVRNHHSDTFDIDESVMPLGTAVLAETARRFVTREYAVLPDMPVS from the coding sequence GTGGTGAAGGAGATGGTGATGTTGACACAAGCTTTTGCAATTCAAGACGAACTAGTCAGTTTACGGCGGAATATACACCGTTGCCCAGAACTGGGCTTTCAGGAATTGCGCACCGCCGGTGTTGTGACCCGATACCTACTCGAGACGGGGGTTAATCGAGTGTCGACCGGAGTCGGCGGCACCGGTGTTGTTGCATACATTGGAGCACTGGAGGGCCCGACAATCGCAATCAGAGCGGATATGGACGCATTGCCGATCACCGAGAAGACGGCACTCTCTTTTGCTTCAGAAAACCCGGGTGTGATGCACGCCTGCGGGCACGATGCGCACACTGCGATGCTACTGGGAGTGGCAAAACTACTGCAGCGCGATTTCCTCGATAACCGGCACGCTTGGAAGGGGAACGTTCGGCTGCTATTTCAGCCCTCTGAAGAGGGCTTTGACGGCAATGGGCTGAGTGGGGCCACAGCCATGATTGCAGACGGTGCACTGGCTGGTGTTGATGCGGTAATTGCCCTGCATGTCGATTCAAACCACCCTTCGGGGATCTGTTACTTTCAGGATGGCGCCAGCTTGGCTTCTGTTGACTCCTTCAACGCCTGGATTTTCGCCGAGGGCGGGCACGGGGCCTACCCGCACTTGGGGCGAGACCCGCTGTTCATGCTTGGGCCGATACTGAATACGATCTATGCCATTCCGTCCCGACGGATCAGTCCGTTGGACTCGTGCATCCTCAGCTTGGGTCAGATTCAGGCTGGCAAGGCCCCCAATGTCATACCCGATTCGGTCTATCTTTCCGGAACCGTTCGCGCTTTCGATGAGCAGGTTCGGACACAGTTGTGGAACGAACTTGAAGCCGCGCTGAGGCTAAGTGAGGCGATGGGCGGTGGATACCGGCTGGAGAAGCTGCACGGCTATCCGGTGATGTTCAACGACCAACAGATCAACAAATGGCTCAGACGCACCGTGCTCGATCTGATGGGCGAAGAAACGATCGATACCACTGAATTCGGGATGGGCGCTGAGGACTTCTCCTACATGACCCAGTCATCAAAGGGAGCGATGTTCATGCTCGGCGCCGCTCTGCCCGACGGGGTGGTCCGCAATCATCACTCAGATACTTTCGACATTGACGAGTCGGTAATGCCGCTGGGAACCGCCGTCCTGGCTGAAACCGCCCGGCGTTTTGTCACCCGCGAGTATGCGGTCTTACCCGACATGCCAGTCAGTTAA